The genome window CGTCGTTCAAGTTTTCAAGACTTTCAACTTTTTCAATTTGAGGAAAATATGATGAAGCAACTTTGAATTGTTCATCAGTGATCGTATCAAGAACGTAAGCACTTTTAAATCCGCAAGCAATCACAAAGTCAGGGTTTAATTGCTTTATAGCATTTAGCGCTTTGTTTTGCACCGCATTCGATATTCTGGCATGGTAAATCGGTTCTTGATGGAGCCAAATGTTCCCGCCATTTTCTGAAACAAATGTAATTTTCTCTCGGTAAGGCGCGAAAAAATTAGCAAGCTGAGCATATTGATTCCCGCTGGCAACAACAAATTCGACGTTTTGATCTTGCATCCGTTGAAATAGTTCTGCGAAATATTGGCGATCATATTCCTTATTATCATCTAAAAAAGTGCCATCCATATCGACAGCGATTAAACTAACAGTCATTTCAAAACTCCTTTTCTACTCGGGGGTTAACCCTTTAATTGTGAAATTAATGATCCGGGTAATTTCACTGAAATCGTCCCAGTCGGTTTCAAGAAACAAAAAATAGTGTTGGAGGACGTACCCCATTAACTCTGCTAAAAGAAAGCGAATGATTTCAGAATCGGGCCAATTTACCAACTGACCTTGCGCTTTTAATAAATCGAGGATTTGATTGAGCTCTTCAATTCTAACAGTTGGAATCCAGGAAATAAACGTGTCAGCCATTTTTCGATTGTAAGTGACTTCTTTAACTAATACTTGAACGGGTAGAATATTTTGCTTGATAAACCGGATTTGGTTGGTAAAAAAAGTGAAAACAAAATCATTTAGTTTGATTTGGTCATCATTAAAAAAATTTAACGGATGAGTTGGAAGCAATTCTTCTGCAAGGGGTTTAATAATCATGATTAATAACTCTTTTTTATTGCCGAACTTTTTGAAAAGGGTGCCCTCAGAAACTTTAGCAACTGTTGCAATTTCTTGTGTGCTAGTTGTGGCAAACCCGTTTTGAGCAAATAAATGAAGTGCAGCCTTAAAAATTAAACGCTGTTTCTCGCTCAAATTCTCTAACTCTTTGGTCTTACAGTAAATTGCGGGCAATTCTTTATTCATCTTGTTCACCTCCGTCTCATTTAAGTGAGTACTTGCTTCCTAAATTATAACGGAAAATCTTCATAAAATCTAATAAGATTCTTCCTGTGTTGACTTTGTTATGACTGCAATCTATAATTAATTATAGAAACAAGAAAGTAAGTAATCACTATCTGTGAGAGGTGGATTAATGTTGAATAATCAATACGAAGGTACAAGAAAGAAATTTCGTTGGGTCAGTTTAGTTTTTGGTTTAATTATGGCGGTTCTGGGACTGGTAGTTTTTATGCATCCCTATAAATTTGCTTTAACAATTACGTGGCTGTTCTCGCTGGCTATTTTGCTCAACGGGATTATCAGTTTTATCTTCTGGTATGATATTGGCCGCGATGGGTATCCGCGTCCGGGAGTGCTGTTGATTGATGCAATCCTTGATATTATTCTAGCGGTGCTGGTGTTGACATCATCAGGGCCAGATAAGTTTGTCATGCTGGGTTATATGTTTGCCTTTTGGTTTATCTTTGATTCGGCAACTTCGCTTTCAATGGCTTCGCTGTCATTTCACCCTGGGTTTAACATGGTCTTAGGGGTTCTAGGATTGATCATGGGTGTGATCATGTTATTTACGCCAATGATTGGTGCCGTAACGGTTGCATACTTGGCCGGAGCGTATTTATTAGTGTTTGGAATTTTGTTAGTTAGTCGAGCTTTTTGATCAATTAGGAGGTCAAAATGGAAAATGTGGTTTCAGTTTCATTTAATGATAACGCCAAAGCTTACCAGGCGTTGTCCGATTTAAAAAATAGTGTCTCGTCCTTTACAGTTTTAAGTGCTCGCTTGATCGAAAAAGTTGGCAATACCTACGTTCAAAAAGACGGCTTCGATGCCGACGCATACGGCGAAAACTTTGCTGAAGGCGGGATGATTGGGGCCTTGATTGGGATTTTAGGTGGTCCGCTGGGAGTTATTTTAGGCGGGAGTATCGGAATGCTGATCGGAAGTGCCAATGATGCTAGTTCAGAAACTAAAAAGCAAGACACGATGATGGAAATCGCGCAAGATTCAGAAAATGGTCTGGTATTGGTTTTAATCACCCAAGAATCCAGTTCTGATGATCTTGATGAATTCCTTCAAAAATACGACGTCAAGGCAATTATTCGTGAAGATTTCTCAGAAGTTCATCGCAAAATCTTGGCAGCAGAAAAAGCTCAAAAGCAACTTCAAAAGGATGCCCATGATGAGGTCATCGCTCAAAAGAAGAAAGCTTTTAAGAAAAAAGTTGCTGCAAGTCGTAATGAAATAAAAGCCCGGTTTGCTAAAATCACTGACGGCAAAAATTAATTTTTAAAGAAATGGCTTGGTGCTGTTTCTTTTTTTGATCGGGTAAAATTCCACCAGAATAGAGTTAAGAAGATTCCGCCCAGAATATCGCTAGGGTAGTGGACAAAAAGATAAACGCGGCTAAAAATAATAAATAAAAAGAATACAACCAGAAATGCTGTCAATGACCGCTTGAAGCGGGGCAACAGCGGGATAATGAAATAGAAGATCGACAGTACTAACAATAAAGACCCAAAAGTGTGCCCGCTTGGGAAGCTAAAAGAGCTTTCAGCAACTAATCGGGCGCTTGGACGCGGTCGAGCGATCAGTCTTTTAACTAACGTCAGCAAAATACCGCCGCTAATAAAGATTAGGGGTAAATCAATGGCAGAGCGCTTCTGCTGTTTGATAAATAAAAATAGGACTAAGAAAACCACCCACAGGGCAGTTGCTGGAGGACTGGCAAGTTTTGTGAGCTGGCTAATGATCGCGGTGCGCGCGGGAGTATGGAGCAGTTTTACTGCTGCCTGAATTGGTCGGTCTAAACCGCCAGTGAGCTTTAGTTTTACTAGGATTGTTAGTCCGATGAATGCTATAAGATTTGAAATGGCGTAAAGAAGATTTTTTTTAATTTTTCTACCTCAACTTTAATCATGAGTTATAATTAGTAAAACATTTTTCGAGGGTTTAAATTATTTGATCAAGAAAATTATCAAACTTAGTCAGAAAACTGATAAGGTTAAGTATAGCATAATCATCGCTTATTTATTTCTAGTGATCCCTGAATGCGTCTCAATGAGTTTGCCACATGCAGGGCTTATTTATAATTGGGTTTTTCGAGGGCTCAATATCGCAGGTTTACTGTTTTTTTGGGTCTGTTCGGTTCTTCTTGGAAGGCTTTCGGGGGTTACCCAAGGCTTTGGCGGCTACTTAGTTATTTTAAGTGTCCTTGTTGAGCAATTTTTTTCGTTTTTGTTTGGCAATCAAATTCTTTTTATTGTTCTCTTTGTTCTGGGCACCTTCTGGCTCATTTACGATTTGCTGCGGGCGTTTTTGTATTCTTCTACATTAGCTCGCCTTGATCCAAAAGCTTTGGGGTACAACGTCTGGGGGAACCTGGTCTTCTTTGTGACTGGCTTCTTGCTGGGCTTAACGCCGACGGTCAGCCTAGCTTATTTAAACGATACTGTTCGAAATGCGCGAGCGGCTCTAAACTTTTTTTACTATTTTCTGCACGTTATTTCCTTAGCGGCAATAATTCTTAGTGTTTTATTTTATCTCTATAATTTCAAAAAAAGAGTTAATCGCACCACCATTTGGGGGAATAGTTTTCTTATCATCGCAAGTTTTATCGTAGCTTTTTCGCTTTATTATTTCGACCATTTGGTGTGGAGCCCGCTTTTCTATTACATGGTGGCGCTAATGCTCTTGGGAGCAGTTCTCGTGATTCCGATCAATATTAATAAAGAATCGCTTAAGAATCACGATTTGGCTAAAGAAAATTAGGGAACGATATTGCAAAAATTTAAATTCATAAGAGAACTTCCATATATTTCATTAATTCATCTTTAACTTTAAATATTGCTGCATACTCCATTAGCAAACCTAAATTCTTCTTTTTGAGGTGAACGTAACTATTCATCGCTTGTTTAATAGTTTCTGCATGAGCCAGACGGAGAGGTGAAGACAGCAGACGAGATTATGAGTGAATCGGCTACGGCTAATCGCAAGCAGACGTAAGTTTGGGATCAAATTGGGAAGCAAACTTTAGAAGCAACAATTGATCTGGGAACCCATCTTGGAGCACTTAGAAATCAAGAATATAAAAGTTTAGCGCAGAATTTGAAGTTGACCGATAATCGCAACGAACGAACGGGCAAGAATTGGCGCATTGAAGCAGCGGTAACGAGACCATTTAAGCACACAACAGATCCAACAAAAGTGATTAGTGGCGATCCGCTTTATTATCATGACACGACTTTGGGGACGAAGACTCATTTAACCTCTACGGCACAAGTGCTGTATAACGGTACTGCGACAAGTGACTATCAAGAGGTCAAGAATTATCCTTGGAATTTGAGCTTTAAAGCAAATCCTATTGATATCCCGACAGAAGGAAGATATAATGTAATAGTGATATTTATCTTGGTAAATGTTGCACCTTAAGTTTTAGTCTCTATAATATTGAGTGTTGATCAGTAATGATCGGCGCTCTTTATTTTGCAATTAAATCGACTAGACGCTAGTAAAGATTTATCTTAAATCCTCAATAATCGAAAGTATCAATAATAGAAAACAAATTAAAAAAGCAAACGATTTTCTCGCTTGCTTTTTTCTTAAAGCTTAGTTACATAGGTGCCGTCAATCCATTGATTGTTACCGACGTTGTACCACGTAACTCCGTTAACATAATATTTGGAAAAGTACTGCCAATCGGTACCATGGAGCAACTTCTGACCAGTAAAATTACGATCGGTAGTCGCACGATCCCAAACGGCGATGCTGTAGTTAGGCACGTAATTAACTCTAACTACTCCTTGTTCACTAACTGCTTCTTCTGAATTTGCGAGTTGAACATATTGACTTAACACCCATTGTTTAGTTCCAACTTGATAAAAAGTTGAACCGTCATGTAAGGTGATCTTCTTGCTCACATTTACTGCCGCACCATGAGGCAGGTACTGACCAGTCTCTTGTCTAATTCCCGCAAAGGAATCATAAGTCTTGACCCCATATCCTGGCACGTAATTAATTGTTCCAGTTGCCAATAAGTTCTCAACTTGCGGATCAAGTTGTTGTAAGTTATATCTTTGAATTGCTGAAATTAAAGTGTTTGCGTAAGTCGGACTTGTTGCATAGCGACCTTGGAGCCAATTTGCAGAATCTTGGTAGCTAGAAGTGTTCTCTAACCAAGTTCCCTTATAATACAAAGCATCCCAACTTAAGCCATAACGAAGCTTTTGGGCGTTGTCTTCAAAACTTTCACCATAATTGTTGTAAGCTCTGAATTTGGCGTCAATTGTGATGTATTGGCCGCTGTTTTTGTCCCATTCTTTAGTGGGATAAGTAACGCTTTTGCCAGGCCAAGAATCGTTTGCTTTCATCCCGAACAAATTGTAGTTAGGCGCACTTCCTAATTGAGATTTACCCCAATTACTTTCAATAATTGCTTGAGCCATCATAATTGATGCCCACAAGCCATATTTATCTGACATCTGAAGCACATAAGGCTTAGTTGAATTGATAAAGTCTTGTTGACTGGCGTTCAGATTTGGAATCGAACCAGCGTCGTAAGTTTGCGGCGCTGTGTCTACAGCAGCCCCAACGGGTGCGATCGGTAAACTAATTAATGCTAATGCTGTGATACATATTTTTTTCTTATTAAACACAATCTACTCCTGAAAAATTATCTATCTAGAATATCATAAATTTTTTTTTCTGCAAATCCCATTTTAATTTGCGAGTGAAATATCTTTTTTACTGAAAATAAAATCTCCAATTAGATAGAAAATGAAAGCATAAGCAAGGTTAGTGATTATTGTGATTAATAAATTGCCATCGAAACTTATTTTATCAGCGTTCATTAGGCCCAGAAGGTACGAGTTTGATTGAAGAGGGCACAATTTGAAAATCCACCCATTTCGATCAATTTTTAGGAATTGGGCAGCTAAACTCCAGACTGGCGATCCCATCGTAAAATAAATAAAGGTGACGGCGGTAGTAAAGGCAGAGCTATCAACTAAAGCTGAAATCATCAAGGCAAAAGAACAGAAAAATACGCTGACTACTAAAATCTTTGCAATTGTGACCACCAGCTGGCTCATCGCAAAACTGAAAGGTGGCAGTTCACCAAGAAATATAAATTGAAGAAAATAGTTCAAAAGTTCTGAAATACTTCCATAAACTACCATCAAGATAATTATCGAACTAAATTTTGCCAACATAATTTTGTGACGGTTGTAAGGCCGTGTCAGCAGGAATTTGATTGTACCACTAGAAGCTTCCTTGGTAATGGTAGTTGCTGCGCAGACCATTCCAAAAAAGATCAGATAAATAAAAGTAATTTGAGAAGTTCCTAAAAAATAGCTATCAGGCTCAGAGGCACTACTAGTATTTTCAAAGATTCGAACGATACTTAAAAATCCAACTGTGGTAATTAATTGAAAAACAGGGAAAATGATTGAAATTCTTTTTTGGTGGAAAAATTTGCGCCATTCATTGATTATAAGTTTCATGAGTTTAACCCTTTCTTTTCATTATCAGCGGTAATGGAATCTAAAAATGAATCTTCAAGTGAACTATGCGAAAGGTTAAGCCCGAGAAGTGCAATTTCATTATTAACGAGCAAGCGCGCAATTTCTGGTCTTTGATCGGTTTCGTTAGCATTTACTGTAATTTCTAGTCGATTAAGATTGTTGGTCACTTGATAACCATTTCTGGTTAAGATTTCTTCGGCACGGGTAATGTCATCGGCAACTTCGACGTAGATAATCGAGTTGCTACGATTTAGAAATTCGCTCATTGTGCCTTCATAGATTTTCTCACCTTTATTAATGATAAAAAGGTCGTTAACAATGTCTTGAATCTCTGAAAGAATGTGACTGGAGATGATAATGCTGTTTCCCTGTTTGACGAATTTTTTCATTAATTCGCGGAAGTCTTTCATTCCTTTAGGATCAAGTCCATTCATTGGCTCATCTAAAATCAAGATTTTGGGATGATGTAGAGTGGCGTTAGCCACTCCTAAGCGTTGTCGCATCCCCAACGAATAACCTTTAACTTTTTTGTCTTGAGCATCGGCGAGGCCGGTTTCGATTAAATCTTGTTTTAATTCGTCATTGGTAATGTTCTTGCGACTCATATCGGCAAAAATACGAAGATTTTCAAGCCCAGTAAGATAATTATAAAATTCAGGGCTTTCGATGATGGTGCCGACATTAAAAACAGCTTTTTCGAAATCTCTAATCGTATCATAGCCGCAAATTTCGACATTTCCATCGCTTTGGTGCATTAAACCAGTGATAATTCTTAAGAGCGTCGTTTTGCCCGCTCCGTTGGGGCCAAGAAAACCCATTACCCGTCCGGGAGCAACCTTGAAGGAAAGATCTTTAAGAATTTGATGTCCTTGAATTTGCTTCGAGACGTGATTTACCTCAACTAAATAGTTGGTATTTTCCAAACTTTCTCACTTTCTAATCTAAATAAAGATTAACTAAATTTTGTTTTTGAACTAGATACATTGCAACCCCTGTGATGGTCAAAACAAAACCTTCCCACAAAACAAGCCCTACGTAAGTGTTCATTAAGGCGCTCGATTTAACAAGGCCTTGAAACCAGAGCTCCCAAGCGATGATAAACATCGAAAGAGAGAATACAACGTCGAGAGTAATGTATTTAGCTAAGAGACTTTTCATTTTTTTGGTTATGAAATAGATGAAAAGCAGCACAAGGACAGTTTGAGCAGTACCCACAATTACATCAAGGAACATCGGCGAACTGATATTGGCAATTGCACAACCTACCCCCAAGGCATAAGCATACCGATAATCGTAGAAAATCAAAAAATCTAAAGCCTCGGCTAACCGAAATTGAACGGGTCCAAACTGATTTGGTAAAAATAAAGTTAGGACCGCGTATAAGGCCGCGACCACTGCAAGTTTTGCAATATTTTTAACAGACAAAATAATTTTCCTCCTTTGATAACAATACTAAATTTAGGCGAAATCTTAGCACTTGTCAAACGAGCGGCGCAGCTGTGGTATACTTTTAGTCATCGAGGATAAACATGAATAAAGAGATTAAAGAATCTAGTAAGATTACTTTTTTGCGGCGCTTTTATGAGCCACGTGAAATGTTTCTAAAGCGTAAGTATAAGTGGTGGCAGAATTTAATGTTTCTGCTGCTGTTTGCTTTTGTTGCAACTATGGCGACGTTTTCCTTTTTGGCGCGACCTGAGATTTACAATGAAACAATTAGCTCGTCTTTGTCCTATTACACCAATAAAATCAAGGACCCAGAGTTTAAAAAGGCACTGGACACAGCGAAATTTAAAGATGGACAGTTAATTTATCAAGGCAAGAAGCGCATTCGTAAAAGTAAACAGTTTGATTTGGGAATTAATTTAACCGCTGCTGATTTGAAAAAAAGTAAGGCGAAATCAGGCTTGGTTTTCATGAAAAATAAGATTGTTCTTTATGCGCAAAATGGTAGCGACAAATCGCACAAGTTAGAAAGTATTGATTTCTCTTACGATCAGGATTTTAATCCCCACAGCAGCAATTTAAAAGGCGAACTGGAGCGAGCCTGGTCTAAAGAAAATAAGCGAGCTTATCTGCAGATGAGCCTCTCGACTTGGTTTATTGGCTTTGTCTATCGAATTCTTCTGATTTGGTTAATTTTGATTCTGATAATTAGAGCGATCATTAGAAAAGTCAATCACCGAGAGGAGTCGATGGTCAATCTTTTTGGCTTTTTGTCAAATGCCTCTGCAATTCCAACTATTTTGATGAGTATTGTTATCGCTATTTATTTTAATGCGTTGTTAGTGACAATTATTTTCTTAATTGCTCTGGTAATTATTGTTGCTATTGCATGGCATCAGACGAGATTTTTAGATGAAGAGAAAAAATGAAATTAAAACCGGAAACAAGTCGTAAATTTATTAGCATCTTCTCTGTCGTAGCCATTTTGCTGACAATAGTTTTGACAATTTGGGCTTTGAAGACCGGAATTTTTACCGATAAGAAAAAAATGATTGCGCTTTTGGGACACCATGAAGTGGTCAAAGTGCTGGTATTTATTTTTCTGCAAATCTTTCAAGTGGTTGTGCCAATTATTCCTGGTGGCATTACCCTGGGAGTTGGCGTTTTGGTTTTTGGACCTTTTTGGGGGTTTGTCTACAACTACCTTAGTATTTGCCTGGGTTCACTAATTAATTTTTATTTGGCCCGCCGTTTTGGTAAAAGGTTTATTCAATATGTGGCTAAGCCTGAAACTTATGAGAAGTACGAGAATATGGCAAATAAGAATAATCGTTTTCTTTGGTTTTTTGCTGCCATGATTGCTGCGCCGTTTGCCCCTGATGATATTTTGTGCCTTGTTGCGGGTTTAACGGAGATGACTTACCGTCAGTTCATTATTGTAATTCTGATTTGTAAGATTCCATCAATTATCTCATATAGTTTTGTTTTGGTTTTTGGTGGAGATTTCTTGGGGAAAATATTGCGAAGTTGGCATCATTAAATTGGATCAAAATCAATATTGATAAAAAATTTACTCGTAGAATGCAAATTTTTTGGAAAAATATCCTCTATACTAGGGATAGTGAAAAGTTAAGTTAAAAAGAGGGAGTAATAATTTTGAGAGGGGAGCAGGAAAATATAATACGGGCCAAACACTTGTTTTCTATTTATCAGAAATTAAAACGTGCCATTGATCGTATTAAACTAAATAGCCCAGGAATTAAATTAGATCAGGTGATGCCCGATTTACTAATGGCAGAACAAGAAATTATAAAAGAGTACGATGAAATTTATTTGCTTTTACAAGTTAGGTTCCTAATGAATTGTGAAGACTTTGAAGAACTTGATTTGCAGTATATCGATCTTGATGACTTAGGGGATAATAAATAGAAGATATAATGGTTATTTATGAAACCGGTTCATATTAATGAACGGGCTTTTTTGCTGTCTAAAATATCAAAATTTTAATTATGATTTTTTTGAATGAAAAAATTCATCTGTTAGGAAAACTTTCATTGACATGTATAAGGCATTTCCATACAATTAACCCTAACATTTTTTAACCTGGGAGGGTAATATGATGAAAAAGAATGAAAAACAAGTAATTATCATTATTGGATTTTGGGCGTTGTCAATGTTTTTTCTAGTCGGATGTGCGTCAAAGCCTAAATCTACAGGCAATTCGGCTCACGGCTCTAATGTATCGATTGGAGTTAACTTAGAGTTAAGCGGCAATGCGGCAGCTTATGGCCAAGCAGCGCTTAAAGGAATCAATTACGCAAGTGAACAGATCAATGACGCGGGTGGGATCAAAATTAATGGTCAGCGATTGCGTCTTAAATTAATTGTTAAAGACAACACGAGCAACAATTATCAAACTGCGATGAGCAATTCAAACCTCGCATCAAATGCTAAAGTTTCAGCTATAATTGGACCTTGTGTGTCTGCTAACGTGGCAGCAGGCTTGCCAAAAGCAACGGAAGCATCAGTACCAGTTCTCACCTCCCAGGGAACCTCTGATACCTTAACTCTTAAAAGAGATGGATCGGTTCAGCCAGATGCATTTCGGGCCTGTTATACCGATAGTTATCAAGGAGTTATTTTGGCGCACTTTGCTGATCTCGATTTGAAGGCAGATACTGTGGCAATTTTAGGCGACAAGACCTCTGACTATTCGGCTGGTTTGATCAAAGCTTTTAAAGGTGCCTACAAAGGAAAAATTGTCGATACCCAGTATTATCAGGCAGGCGATAAGGATTTTAGTGCAACTCTTACTAAATTAAAAACCGAAAAATTTAAAGCTCTGTTTGTGCCAGGTTACTATAATGAGGCCGGTTTGATCATCAAACAAGCGCGGCAACTTGGAATCAAAGCGGCAATTTTGGGACCCGACGGTTTCTCTGATGACACTTTATTCAAATTAGCGGGCAAGAAGAATTCTAATGACATTTATTACACTAATCACTTTGATTCGCTCGCAGCGGTCAATAACCGAGTAGAGCCATTTATTAAATCATACAAACAAAAATTTCACGAAGAGCCTTCAGGTTTCACGGCTCTTGGATATGATGCAGTTTATATGATTAAAGCTGCAATGGAAAATAAGCAATCGACTAATTCGATTAAAGTTGCACAGGGCTTAGCTAATTTGAAAGATTTCCAGGGTGTGACTGGCAATATGACAATGGATCGTTTTCATAATCCCAAAAAAGACGTCATTGTGGTGAAATATGATCACGGGGTAAAAGTTTCGGCTAAGGCAGTCAAATAGAATCATCTTTGATTTTTATGCATAATATTCAGCGAAAGTGTTTGAACTTCTCGCTGTTTTTTTATAAATATTATTTGACATGTATAAATAGTTTACGTAGAATAGAGCCTAATACTTTTAAATGAAAGGCGGAGAAAATTTTATGAAACGAGTGAAGCAACTTGCAGCGATGATCGGTTTATTTTCGCTAATGGCAATTGTTTTGTCAGGTTGTGCTGCCAAAGCCAAGGCGACGGGGAATGATTCGAAAGGTTCAGAGGTCTTGGTTGGTGTGAACATTGAGCTTAGTGGTAGCGCAGCTTCTTATGGTCAAGCAACTCTTAAGGGGATCAATTATGCTGCTGAACAAATTAATGACTCTGGCGGAATTAAGGTTAATGGCAAGCAGATGAAGTTGAAATTAATTACAAAAGACGATACTAGTAATAATTATCAAACTGCAATGGCATCCTCTAACTTGGCTTCAAGCGCTAAAGTTTCGGCGATTGTTGGCCCTTGTGTTTCTGCTAGTTTTGCAGCAGCTTTGCCAAAAGCTACTGAAGCGGCAGTCCCGACGGTTGCACCTGCAGGAACAGCTGACACTTTAACCCAAAAAAAAGATGGCTCAGTTCAGCCTGATGCTTTTCGAACTTGTTATACAGACAGTTATCAAGGCGTAATTCTTGCACATTATGCTTACAACGATTTGAAAGCTGACACAGTGGCAATCCTTGGGGATAAAACTTCTGATTATTCAGCAGGTTTAATTAAAGCTTTCAAAGGTGCATATAAAGGCAAGATTGTAGATACTCAGTATTATCAAGCTGGGGATAAGGATTTTAATGCAACGATTACTAAACTGAAAAATGAGAAGTTTAAAGCATTGTTTGTTCCTGGGTACTATAACGAAGCTGGTTTGATTATCAAGCAAGCACGTCAAGCAGGCATCAAAGCGGCGATTTTAGGGCCGGATGGTTTCTCAGATGACACATTATTTAAACTAGCAGGCAAGGAAAATGTAACTGATGTATATTATACAAATCATTTCGATGCAACAGCACCAGCTAATGATAAAGTTCGTCCTTTTGTTAATTCATACAAAAAGAAGTTTAAAGAAGAACCTTCAGGCTTTACTGCTTTAGGATATGACGCAGTATTTATGATTAAAGAAGCGATGGAAAAACGTCAGTCAACTAATTCAATTGAAGTTGCCAAAGGGCTTGCTGAGTTGAAAGATTTTGAAGGGGTGACTGGCACGATGACAATGGATCGCCTTCATAATCCGAAAAAAGATGTCATTGTCGTGAAGTTTAATCACGGAGTTAAAGTATCAGCTAAAGCGGTACGATAAAAAGGGGGATTAAGCATGCAGGTATTTATACAACAAATTTTTAATGGGATCTTTTTGGGGAGTATTTATGCCCTACTAGCCCTAGGTTATACGATGGTTTATGGAATTATCGGATTGATCAATTTTGCGCATGGTGATGTTTACATGATTGGTGCATTTATTGGTTTTTATCTGATCACTTCATTGCATCTGAATTTCTGGGTTACTTTAATCTTGACGATGGCAGCTTGTGCGTTAATCGGAATGCTAATTGAATTTCTGGCTTATCGGCCTTTAAGGCATCATGGAGCTCCCAAGATTACTGCCTTGATTACTGCAATCGGGGTTTCGTTTCTATTAGAAAATGGAATGACTTTCCTTTTTGGAGGAGATTCTAGACCATTTCCGCAAGCAATTAAATTGGTGACTTACCACATTGGATTTTTAGATGTTACTAATATTCAGATTTTAATTTTTGTCGTTGCGGTTGCGCTAATGATTGCCCTCCAGTTCATTGTTCAAAAAACCAAGATGGGTCGCGCAATGCGGGCTGTTTCCGTTGATACAGAAGCTGCGAGCATCGTCGGAATTAAAGTTGATCAGACGATTTCTTTTACTTTTGCAATTGGTTCAGCTCTCGCTGGGGCTGCTGGAGTCTTAATTGGACTTTACTATAACTCAATTGATCCATTAATGGGGATGACGCCTGGGATCAAAGCCTTTATCGCAGCAGTTGTGGGCGGAATCGGAGTAATTCCAGGAGCAGCCCTTGGTGGCTGGCTCATCGGCTTAATTGAGACGCTGACTTATTCAATCGGGATTTCTTCTTGGAAAGATGCTGCAGTTTATGCAGTTCTAATTCTCGTACTCTTAGTTCGTCCGACGGGGATATTCGGTAAAAAGGAAGGGGAGAAAGTCTAATGAAAAGAAATATCAGAGATCAACTCATTTGGCTTGCGATTGCAGTTGGCGGTTGGCTAGTCATTGACTTGTTAACCTTAGTTGGAATCATCAGTCCTTTTATTCTGACCATAATTACTATGATTGAAATTAACGTAATTTTAGCAGTGAGCTTGAATTTAATCTTAGGTGTTTCCGGTCAATTCTCGCTTGGTCACGCTGGATTTATGGCAATTGGTGCCTATGCTTCAGCAATTGTAGCTGAAAAGTCAAACAGCATTTGGGGATTTGCTTTAGGAATTTTAATTGGAATGG of Xylocopilactobacillus apicola contains these proteins:
- a CDS encoding TVP38/TMEM64 family protein; the protein is MKLKPETSRKFISIFSVVAILLTIVLTIWALKTGIFTDKKKMIALLGHHEVVKVLVFIFLQIFQVVVPIIPGGITLGVGVLVFGPFWGFVYNYLSICLGSLINFYLARRFGKRFIQYVAKPETYEKYENMANKNNRFLWFFAAMIAAPFAPDDILCLVAGLTEMTYRQFIIVILICKIPSIISYSFVLVFGGDFLGKILRSWHH
- a CDS encoding ABC transporter ATP-binding protein encodes the protein MENTNYLVEVNHVSKQIQGHQILKDLSFKVAPGRVMGFLGPNGAGKTTLLRIITGLMHQSDGNVEICGYDTIRDFEKAVFNVGTIIESPEFYNYLTGLENLRIFADMSRKNITNDELKQDLIETGLADAQDKKVKGYSLGMRQRLGVANATLHHPKILILDEPMNGLDPKGMKDFRELMKKFVKQGNSIIISSHILSEIQDIVNDLFIINKGEKIYEGTMSEFLNRSNSIIYVEVADDITRAEEILTRNGYQVTNNLNRLEITVNANETDQRPEIARLLVNNEIALLGLNLSHSSLEDSFLDSITADNEKKGLNS
- a CDS encoding DUF1189 family protein, with protein sequence MNKEIKESSKITFLRRFYEPREMFLKRKYKWWQNLMFLLLFAFVATMATFSFLARPEIYNETISSSLSYYTNKIKDPEFKKALDTAKFKDGQLIYQGKKRIRKSKQFDLGINLTAADLKKSKAKSGLVFMKNKIVLYAQNGSDKSHKLESIDFSYDQDFNPHSSNLKGELERAWSKENKRAYLQMSLSTWFIGFVYRILLIWLILILIIRAIIRKVNHREESMVNLFGFLSNASAIPTILMSIVIAIYFNALLVTIIFLIALVIIVAIAWHQTRFLDEEKK
- a CDS encoding QueT transporter family protein, whose translation is MSVKNIAKLAVVAALYAVLTLFLPNQFGPVQFRLAEALDFLIFYDYRYAYALGVGCAIANISSPMFLDVIVGTAQTVLVLLFIYFITKKMKSLLAKYITLDVVFSLSMFIIAWELWFQGLVKSSALMNTYVGLVLWEGFVLTITGVAMYLVQKQNLVNLYLD
- a CDS encoding ABC transporter substrate-binding protein, with protein sequence MKRVKQLAAMIGLFSLMAIVLSGCAAKAKATGNDSKGSEVLVGVNIELSGSAASYGQATLKGINYAAEQINDSGGIKVNGKQMKLKLITKDDTSNNYQTAMASSNLASSAKVSAIVGPCVSASFAAALPKATEAAVPTVAPAGTADTLTQKKDGSVQPDAFRTCYTDSYQGVILAHYAYNDLKADTVAILGDKTSDYSAGLIKAFKGAYKGKIVDTQYYQAGDKDFNATITKLKNEKFKALFVPGYYNEAGLIIKQARQAGIKAAILGPDGFSDDTLFKLAGKENVTDVYYTNHFDATAPANDKVRPFVNSYKKKFKEEPSGFTALGYDAVFMIKEAMEKRQSTNSIEVAKGLAELKDFEGVTGTMTMDRLHNPKKDVIVVKFNHGVKVSAKAVR
- a CDS encoding ABC transporter substrate-binding protein: MMKKNEKQVIIIIGFWALSMFFLVGCASKPKSTGNSAHGSNVSIGVNLELSGNAAAYGQAALKGINYASEQINDAGGIKINGQRLRLKLIVKDNTSNNYQTAMSNSNLASNAKVSAIIGPCVSANVAAGLPKATEASVPVLTSQGTSDTLTLKRDGSVQPDAFRACYTDSYQGVILAHFADLDLKADTVAILGDKTSDYSAGLIKAFKGAYKGKIVDTQYYQAGDKDFSATLTKLKTEKFKALFVPGYYNEAGLIIKQARQLGIKAAILGPDGFSDDTLFKLAGKKNSNDIYYTNHFDSLAAVNNRVEPFIKSYKQKFHEEPSGFTALGYDAVYMIKAAMENKQSTNSIKVAQGLANLKDFQGVTGNMTMDRFHNPKKDVIVVKYDHGVKVSAKAVK